GTCGTTTCGAGCTTCCCACCGCACTTTGCTCCGCTCGTGCGCGGGAGATTGCGGCCACCGCACAGCGGCTGGTCGCTCGCAGAAAGATCGCCTAATTCCAACCCCAAAGGAGAACACAAATGCCGTTGCTTGAAGTCACACAAACCCGCCACGTAAGCGCCTCTATTCGGCTCACCGATTCCACCGCCAATCAGATCGATCAGTACGCTTCTTTCATCAGGGCTTCTGCTGACGAAGTCGTTGAGCAAGCAGTCGCCTATGTGTTCTCCAAAGACCGCGACTTTCAAGAGTTCTTGAAGTCGCCGGAAGCGCAGCGGATTACGCCAACGCTCCGCGTTCGTCGCGGCAATGCCAATGATGCTGCCGAGTCGAGCACGAAGAAGCCCGTTTCCTCAGCATCATCGACGGCACAGACACCTGCATCAGCGGCGGGATCGAAAGCATGATCCCGCTCCTACATCTGTGGCAGGGCCACAGCGGCGCTTTGCGCCGGAAGAAGATTGACACTCCATCCCTACTAGGGTTGCGTTTGGAACCCGATTGGTTCCATTGGGAACCATGCAGAAAACAACGAGGTTGCCGTCATACGCAATTTCCTGCATTTCCATTAGCAACCGTACTTAGACCGTGCCTTGAGAGGTGACTATGCCTACAGAAACACTTGGACTTCACGCGCGTCTCCAGAGGATTAAGGGCCGTGAGACCCGCAGCCAGAGCATAGCTACTCGCTTTACCAAAACAGAAGAAAAGACGTTGCTCCGCGTCGCCTCAGACCGAGGGATGAACCTACGCGAATGGTCACGCGATGTACTCCTGTCGGCAGCCAGAGGCACCCCGCTCAGAGACGAAAGCGCACTCTTCGCGGAAGTCCAGGCACTCCGGCTCCTTCTTATCAACACTCTGGAGCCGCTTCTGCGGGGCGACAAGATGACGCCGGAACAGTTCAAGGAGATGCTTCGGTACGTGAAAACCAACAAGCGCAGAGCAGCAGCGGATATGCTCGCCAGCTACGCAGAAGGGGCTACGGAACAACCATGACCGACACAAAATGGGGACGCAAAGAGACCATCGTCCGCCCGCCTCACTATCCCGTGTACAGCTTCGGAGCCGTCTTCATTTCGCTCTTCGTCACCGTGCTCTGCATCTATCTTCACTTCGCGTTCGCGATGAGTCCGCTCCAGCGATACTACGTTCCGTGCTACCTCGAAACTGGCTTTCTCGGCACCATGAGGCAGAGCAGTGAGTATCAGCTCGTCACGGTGGCCGACCGCCAGCAACACAGCCGGCCTGTCACCGAAGCCGATGTACAGCCCGGCTTCACGCCGCAGCCAGTAGGCAAGCCTATCCCGCTCGCGCTCTCGCAAGCCGCCCACTCTTCGGGAGTCGTTTACCTCTATCGCGGGGCAAAGGTCAACTACCAAAATCGCCACCTCCACATGTATCTGCGGCGTTTCGTCTATGCCGGCGACAGCTTCCTTGCGATCTTTCGTGTACCGCTGTGGTCCGGGCTGGTGGTGTTCCTTTTGCAGCTTCCATTCACAGTCCACAAGGATGTCCGCAGACTGAAAGAGATGAAGTACGGACGCCTGTTGAAAGGCCCCGTCATGGTCTCGCCCAAGGCATTCAATCGGGCCATCAAAGGTGACGGAGTTGGTTTCCGAACCACCGAATCCAAAGACCTCATGCGTATTCCGCAGCGTGCCGAGGGCCAGCACATCGAACTGATGGGCGATACCGGAACGGGTAAGACCCGGCTCATCATGCAGCTCCTCGTGCAAATCAGAGAGCGCGGTCACTCCGCTATCGTGTACGACCCCGCTTGTGAATTCGTTCAGCGATTTTACGACCCCAAGAACGACACCATTTTGAACCCTTTGGATGCCCGTTGCCCCTATTGGGGGCCGTCCGAAGAGCTACGCCGCCGCGCCGAGGCGAAGGCCATTGCCGCTTCGCTCTATCAACCGACGACGGACAAGAAGGGCGAGTTTTTCACGGAGACGCCGCAGAAAATCTTTGCTCATCTCCTCACCTTTGGCCCCAGTCCGCAGGAGTTGGTCGAGTGGATGGCGAACCCAGACGAGATCGACCGTCGCGTCCAGAACACAGAAATGGCCATGATGATTGCCAAAGGCGCGCAGCAGCAGCGCAACGGTGTCCTGGCATCGCTTGGCTTGATTGCGGACAGCCTGCGGATGCTCCCGAAGAAAGAGACGGCACACGCCCGATGGAGTGCAACGGAGTGGGCGGAAGAACGCAAGGGTTGGATCTTCATTACCTCGAAACCCAGCGAACGGGAAGCCTTGCGGCCGCTGCACAGCCTCTGGATCGACCTGCTTGTGTTGCGCCTGTTGAACGAGCCGAAAGAGAGCCAGCATCCGGTGTGGTTTGTGCTGGACGAGCTGGCCAGCTTGCAGCGATTGCCGCAGCTCCACACCGCCATCACCGAGAACCGGAAATCGAAGAACCCTTTGGTGCTTGGCTTCCAGGGCAAGGCCCAGCTTGAAATGATCTACGGCCACTTGGCCGAGGTTATGTTGTCGCAGCCGACGACCAAGATTTTCCTGCGTACAACGGAGCCCAAGGCTGCTGAGTGGGTATCGAACGCCATCGGCAAAATCGAGATCGAACGTCTACGCGAGACACATTCCACCGGCCTCCGTGCGGGCAACAACTTCAGTCTTGAGCGCCAGGTCGAGCCTTTGGTTCTGGACTCGGAAGTTGCCGGCTTGCCCGACCGGCACGCCTTCATAAAGCTCGGAAACCACGTCTCCCGCTTCGCCTTCGACTACTGGAATATCCCCGCGACCCAGCCGGCATTCGTACCGCGTTCGCTCGAAGATGACGACCTTACATTCGAGCCGATCACGCTCACAAAGAAGCCGACGAGGTCTGCGCCGACGACCGATGCAGGTGTCTCCGACACTGCCGCAGATGACCCAATCGAAACCGGATTCTCCTTGGGTGACTGACCATGCTCACCATCTCAAAACCGTTGTCGGCATCGCAGGCGCAGACCTATCACGCCAAAGAGTTCACGTCCGCCGAGCAGAATTACTGGAAGCAGGACGACCGGACGTTAGGAGAATGGCATGGCAAGCTGGCCGACGAGTTCGGCGTTGCCGGAGGCGTCAATCAGGAACACTTTGCTCGGCTGGCGGACGGCCAACACCCCATCACCGGCGAGCAGCTTGTGCGTCATCGCATCGTTCAGGAATATGAGGGGGCGGATGGGAAAGCCGTGGCACCAGTCGAGCATCGCGCCGGTTGGGACGCTACCTTTTCAGCGCCCAAGTCGGTGTCGCTTACCGCTCTGGTCGGGGGCGATGACCGTGTCCGGGACGCCCATCGGCAGGCCGTGAACGTCGCGTTGAATGGGTTGGAGCGTTACACACAAGCCCGCATCGGCGGCAACAGCCCCGCCGAAACGACCGGCGCATTCATCGCCGCCAAGTTCGAGCATGACACCGCCCGTCCTGTGGATGGCTATGCTGCGCCGCAACTCCACACCCATACCGTCATCTTTAATGTTACGGAACGGGAGAACGGGCAGACACGCGCCTTGCAGGAGCGCGGCCTGTTCGCCTCGCAGCAGTTTGCGACCGCCGTATATCAGTCGGAATTGACGTATCGCCTCCGAAATCTCGGCTATGAAATCGAGACTGGTCGCAGCGGCGCACCGGAGGTAAAAGGCTACTCACAGGAATATCTTGACGCTTCCAGTCCCCGCAGCCAGCAGATACGCGAGTATCTGGAGAAGAGCGGGTATCAGGGGCCGGAGGCTGCGCAGATCGCCGCACACTCCACCCGTGACCGCAAAGAGATTCACTCGCCCGCTGAGGTATTGGCCGCACACCGGCAAATCGCCGCGGAGTTCGGGAATCAGGCCGACAGAGTTGTGGCAGAAGCGCGTGGACGCGCCGAGAGACGCTCGCCCGACCTCAACCGGGAAGATACGCGGCAGGTCGCACGGCAGGCCGTCACCTATGCTCGTGACCGGAGCTTTGAGCGCGAAGCTGTCACGGACGAACGCGACCTCTACCGCGATGCGTTACGGCGCGGCATGAGTGAGACCACCTACGCCGAGGTTCGGGCTGGGTTCGAGGCACGCATCGCCAGCGGGGAGTTCCAGCTTGTACCGGGACAGAAGCATGACTCCGGGCGACAGTTCACGACCGCCGAGACCATCCGTGCCGAGCGGGAAATGCTTCGTAAGATGCAACAGGGACAGGGACGCGCCGAACAGATTATGTCTATCCAGGCCGCCGTCGCCCACACCGAAAAGCAGCAGGTCCTCAACGCGGGACAGAAGACCGCCGCAGAAGAAATTCTGACATCGCGCGATGTTGTGCAGGGGTTGGAGGGGAGGGCTGGCGTCGGTAAAACGACCCTTCTAAAATCGGTCCGTGAAGCCGCTGAGAAGCGCGGCTATGTCGTCGAGGGTTTTGCTCCGACATCCCGTGCCGCGAATCAGCTTCGCGATGCCGGAATCTCCGCCGACACCTTGCAAGGTTTCCTCGCGCGTGTCCGCCAACCCGCTCCAGAGCGGCACCTGTACATGGTCGATGAATCCAGTCTCGCCAGCACGAAACAGGTGCGGGACTTCCTCGCCAAGCTGGAGCCCGGTGACCGTGTATTACTTATCGGAGACACGCGTCAGCATCAGGGCGTCGAGGCCGGCAAGCCATTCGAGCAGTTGGTCAACGCCGGAATGAAGACCTCGCAAGTGGACCAGATCGTGCGCCAGAGGAATGCCCCCGAACTGCTCAAAGTAGTCGAGCATCTTTCGCGTGGTGAGATCGCCGAGGGTGTAACTCTCTTGGAACAGCAGGGCCGTGTCACCGAGATTGGCGACGCGCAGCAGCGCATCGCGGCGATTGCAAAGAGCTACGCGGCCAGCCCGGAAAACACCATCGTTGTGTCCCCTGACAACGCCTCGCGTCGGCAGATCAATCAGGCGGTGCGTTCCGAGCTGCAGGCTCTCGGCACCGTCGCTACAGAAGATCATCCGATGCGTGTGCTCGCGCCCCGTTCCGACATGACCGGCGCTGACCGGACGTGGGCCGCTCGCTATTCCGTCGGGGACGTACTTTACTATCCGCGCGGCAGCCAGGACATCGGCATCGAGAAGCAAAGCTATACCAAAGTGATTGCGACCCAACCTCAAGACAACATGCTCACCGTGCAGAAGGGCGACGGCGAAACCGTCTCCTACAATCCCGCCCGGCTCTATGGCGTAAACGTCTATCGGGAGTTGGAACGAGAGTTTGCGTTGGGCGACAGGCTTACCTTTACGGCTCCGTCCAAAGAACTCGGCGTCGCCAATCGTGACCTTGGCACCGTGCAGCAAATTGACAAAGACCAGCTCACTGTGAAGATGGACAACGGAAAATCAGTGAGCTTCGACCCAAATCAGATGAGGCACTACGATCACGGTTACGCCGTCACAAGCCATAACTCCCAAGGGCTCACAGCAGAGCGGGTCATAGTGAATCTCGATAGCAACATTAACGCCGACCTGATAAATCAACGGTTCGCATACGTCGCCGTGTCACGCGGCTCGCACGACGCGCACATCTTCACCGATAACGCCACGTCCCTCATCGGAAAGCTGTCACATGACTTGGCGAAATCCTCCGCGCTCCAAGTGGGACAACAATTCGGAACGGATCAGGGCACGGGCTTTCAGATGTAGAGCGCTTTCCTTCCACTTCAGCTATCAACCAAGCGCGATGTGCCCCAGCTCCGAGGCAATCTCGGCAACATCGGGACCGTCCAACGCCCTTCAAATTTCCTAAGTCGTTTCCGGCGACGACACTGGGCCAGGTTCCCACTGATCAATCAAGGTCATCGTTTTGTTTTTGGGCTCGTACTTTTCGACGATTGCTCCGATATCAACTACGACCGGAACGCTTGCGATCAGTCCCGCAAAGACACACGTCCCGGTTGGCAGGATGGGAAGCGATTCGAACGATACCTTATCAAGATATGAGACCGTTCTCTCGACCGCTTTGATGTCCTGATTGTTAATCAACCTGTGCAGAAAGTAGTTGTGGAGTTGAGAAATGATGGTCGCTGAGATGTCGGAAGGCCGTTGGCTCGCAATAGTTAAGAATGTGCCGAACTTGCGTCCCTCCTTAATGATTTCCTCGAACACCTCCAGGCGATAGTCCTTCCACTGCTCGCTTTCCCGCTCCGACGATTCCGACAGGATGTTATGCGCCTCATCCACAATAAGGTTGAGATAGCATCGAGGATCATTTTCATTCTTCTTGTCGTCATAGAGCTGCTTGCAAATGAGTAGCGGCAGAACTTTACGAATCTGAACATTTACATCCTTGAGAGAGATGACTCTCAGATTTTTTGCCGCCGCTTCGACCGGAGTTTCTTCCTGCAGGCAAATTACGCGCTTCAAATCATCGATTCTACGATCCATCCTTTTCAGCAAGGGCGCGAGATGCTCTCGATTTGAGAAACCCTTCACAATCTCGTCGTAGTAGCGAAGGACAATGCGTAGTCGTACCTGGTCAATCGGTGTGAGGGCATCAATATCTAACGCGAGCGCATTGACCTTGTCGTACACAACCTCGATCTTGAACGGATCTTGGTTGCTGTAGCAGGAAAAGTTTCCATCATCGTAGTAGTAGTTCCGGGTTGTTCCGTTGAACTGCAAATTATCACGATAATCTAGAATCAGTGTCCTCAGGCTTTCATTGTTGGGAAAGCACTCTGTGAGTTCTTCCAAGAAGTTTAGAATCGTGCCTTTTTCGAGATTGCGATCATTCGCGATAGTCGCAGCATAGATCGTGTCGGCGATATAGCTGCGGAGAAGGGCCGCATCCTGCACCTTTTTCTGCAAGAACTTGCTTTCGACAGAGCGGGTCAGAAACGGTGCTTGCGTTTTCTCCGTAGCTTCCAGAAAAACTACCCAAAACTTAGCATCGTCGATGGTCTCCCGAGGCACCGGCAGTCTGTCGCCATCATCATCGCGTGTGGAGAGCTTGAAGACATGCTTGTGTTCCTTTTCCACGATCACGTTATCGTCCTCACTGACATACTCGCCGTTGAAGTCGATTAGCAGGAACCGCGCGCGTTTCTGGAAGTTCGGTGAATCTTTGTATCGAGCAAACAGTTCGCGATAAATCTTTGCAAGCGTATATGACTTGCCACTGCCGGTATTGCCGAAGATGCCGATGTGACTGGCAAATAGTCCATTGATTCCAACCTGAATGTCCTGACCCCGTTCAAATGCCAAGCGGCCTAACGTGATTGGTTGGTCTCCGGGTGTGATGAAGTTATGGACTTGGCTGAACTCTTCAACATGCAGAAGGAAACATTCGTTGTCGATCAGTGGCATCTCCTTGATGCCGCGAACGAACTTGTTGCTCTTAAAGAATCCGAGCAAGCTCACGTTGAGGGTGCGGCTCACTCGCTCGCGCTCGCTGCCGTACTCCGACTTCACGAAGACCTTGTCTTCTTGGACGAACTCTCCCTCGACCTTTCCGATAATCGTCGTGAACCCTTTAACGATCTTGATATAGCCGCCCACCGAGATGTTTCGTAGCAACTCTCCCTTGTATAGCAAGTGAGAGGTGTTCTTCGTCTTGTCAACCTTGACCCGGACAAGCCTCCCATCGACGGAGATAACCTTGCCGATACGAAAGATGGAATCTTCGAGCGTGGGGTTCGTCTCGATCATCACGAATCCTTCGCGGGTGTAGCCGGCAAGTTGCTCGTCTCGTCCGGGAACATCCGTTGGAAAATCACACGATTGATGGTCACAAGGTCATAATTCTCATCGTCACCATTTGGGCCCGCGTTGGGTGCAATGATGTTGATGTTCGCGTTCTTGATGTCCGTTCCAAGTTGGGAACGAATCGCGGCGGCAGACTCCGTGCTGTGAGCGAAGACGTACACCAGCAGCGTCGGATTGGAATTGGCCGCCCGCAATGTGATTTCGCGGATGTGCTCATCTGCAAATGAAAAACCCATCACGAACAATACGGAGTTGTCCTTCTCAAGTTCATTCGAGAAGATACGCAATAGTTCGTAATAGGTTTGATTGAGCAGCGTGTGCTTGAACTTTTCCTTCGATGGATTCACGACCAGAAGATCTTCGTAGGCCGTGATGAACGCTTCCATCTGTTTTGTGACCTTGAGACTCTTAGCTGCAGTCGCCAGATCGTCGAACTTGGCATCATCGGCCACCTTGACCAAACTTCCATCGGGGATCTGAATCGCGGCGGTCGTTCCTACCTTATCCAGCGTTGCGGAAAAGGTCATGGTGCGGTCGTCTTCTAAGTGCCATGTCACTGAACCGTGCAACTTGATCAGATTGAAGACAGGAATCTCAGAGACATTATCAAAGTGGAGGCTTCGTTTCGACCGTGACTTATTGAAATTGCTCAGGCTAAATCGGGGCCTGAAACGACCATTGAATCCGTCGTTAAACTCAAGCCCGATTTCTTCGAGGCTACGCTCCAAAAAGATATCTACGTTCGTGGTAAACAGATTGATCTCCTTACCCAACAGCGAGCTCTTGCGACGTTGCAGGATCGTGTTGAGAGTGCGGAGAAGGCCACTATATGCGGCTTGAACTGGTTCCGCTGCCGCATCTTTATCCAGAATCGACCTGTTGCGAAGCATCACCTGGTCAAAGTAGAGCTTATACAGCGAACAGCGTACTACTTGTGCTTCTGCGGCTGGCAAAGATGACTTATCGACTTCTGTGAGGAGTGTTTCGATATTGCCCAACGTGCGGATATAGGGCATTGAGAGGCCGGAACCCAGCAGAAAGTTCAGATTGCAGTCTTGAATGACATCTTTGAGCCGTTCCAGTTGAGTTTC
This portion of the Edaphobacter sp. 4G125 genome encodes:
- the mobF gene encoding MobF family relaxase, with translation MLTISKPLSASQAQTYHAKEFTSAEQNYWKQDDRTLGEWHGKLADEFGVAGGVNQEHFARLADGQHPITGEQLVRHRIVQEYEGADGKAVAPVEHRAGWDATFSAPKSVSLTALVGGDDRVRDAHRQAVNVALNGLERYTQARIGGNSPAETTGAFIAAKFEHDTARPVDGYAAPQLHTHTVIFNVTERENGQTRALQERGLFASQQFATAVYQSELTYRLRNLGYEIETGRSGAPEVKGYSQEYLDASSPRSQQIREYLEKSGYQGPEAAQIAAHSTRDRKEIHSPAEVLAAHRQIAAEFGNQADRVVAEARGRAERRSPDLNREDTRQVARQAVTYARDRSFEREAVTDERDLYRDALRRGMSETTYAEVRAGFEARIASGEFQLVPGQKHDSGRQFTTAETIRAEREMLRKMQQGQGRAEQIMSIQAAVAHTEKQQVLNAGQKTAAEEILTSRDVVQGLEGRAGVGKTTLLKSVREAAEKRGYVVEGFAPTSRAANQLRDAGISADTLQGFLARVRQPAPERHLYMVDESSLASTKQVRDFLAKLEPGDRVLLIGDTRQHQGVEAGKPFEQLVNAGMKTSQVDQIVRQRNAPELLKVVEHLSRGEIAEGVTLLEQQGRVTEIGDAQQRIAAIAKSYAASPENTIVVSPDNASRRQINQAVRSELQALGTVATEDHPMRVLAPRSDMTGADRTWAARYSVGDVLYYPRGSQDIGIEKQSYTKVIATQPQDNMLTVQKGDGETVSYNPARLYGVNVYRELEREFALGDRLTFTAPSKELGVANRDLGTVQQIDKDQLTVKMDNGKSVSFDPNQMRHYDHGYAVTSHNSQGLTAERVIVNLDSNINADLINQRFAYVAVSRGSHDAHIFTDNATSLIGKLSHDLAKSSALQVGQQFGTDQGTGFQM
- a CDS encoding type IV secretion system DNA-binding domain-containing protein, which translates into the protein MTDTKWGRKETIVRPPHYPVYSFGAVFISLFVTVLCIYLHFAFAMSPLQRYYVPCYLETGFLGTMRQSSEYQLVTVADRQQHSRPVTEADVQPGFTPQPVGKPIPLALSQAAHSSGVVYLYRGAKVNYQNRHLHMYLRRFVYAGDSFLAIFRVPLWSGLVVFLLQLPFTVHKDVRRLKEMKYGRLLKGPVMVSPKAFNRAIKGDGVGFRTTESKDLMRIPQRAEGQHIELMGDTGTGKTRLIMQLLVQIRERGHSAIVYDPACEFVQRFYDPKNDTILNPLDARCPYWGPSEELRRRAEAKAIAASLYQPTTDKKGEFFTETPQKIFAHLLTFGPSPQELVEWMANPDEIDRRVQNTEMAMMIAKGAQQQRNGVLASLGLIADSLRMLPKKETAHARWSATEWAEERKGWIFITSKPSEREALRPLHSLWIDLLVLRLLNEPKESQHPVWFVLDELASLQRLPQLHTAITENRKSKNPLVLGFQGKAQLEMIYGHLAEVMLSQPTTKIFLRTTEPKAAEWVSNAIGKIEIERLRETHSTGLRAGNNFSLERQVEPLVLDSEVAGLPDRHAFIKLGNHVSRFAFDYWNIPATQPAFVPRSLEDDDLTFEPITLTKKPTRSAPTTDAGVSDTAADDPIETGFSLGD
- a CDS encoding SIR2 family protein — translated: MTETQLERLKDVIQDCNLNFLLGSGLSMPYIRTLGNIETLLTEVDKSSLPAAEAQVVRCSLYKLYFDQVMLRNRSILDKDAAAEPVQAAYSGLLRTLNTILQRRKSSLLGKEINLFTTNVDIFLERSLEEIGLEFNDGFNGRFRPRFSLSNFNKSRSKRSLHFDNVSEIPVFNLIKLHGSVTWHLEDDRTMTFSATLDKVGTTAAIQIPDGSLVKVADDAKFDDLATAAKSLKVTKQMEAFITAYEDLLVVNPSKEKFKHTLLNQTYYELLRIFSNELEKDNSVLFVMGFSFADEHIREITLRAANSNPTLLVYVFAHSTESAAAIRSQLGTDIKNANINIIAPNAGPNGDDENYDLVTINRVIFQRMFPDETSNLPATPAKDS
- a CDS encoding ATP-binding protein — translated: MIETNPTLEDSIFRIGKVISVDGRLVRVKVDKTKNTSHLLYKGELLRNISVGGYIKIVKGFTTIIGKVEGEFVQEDKVFVKSEYGSERERVSRTLNVSLLGFFKSNKFVRGIKEMPLIDNECFLLHVEEFSQVHNFITPGDQPITLGRLAFERGQDIQVGINGLFASHIGIFGNTGSGKSYTLAKIYRELFARYKDSPNFQKRARFLLIDFNGEYVSEDDNVIVEKEHKHVFKLSTRDDDGDRLPVPRETIDDAKFWVVFLEATEKTQAPFLTRSVESKFLQKKVQDAALLRSYIADTIYAATIANDRNLEKGTILNFLEELTECFPNNESLRTLILDYRDNLQFNGTTRNYYYDDGNFSCYSNQDPFKIEVVYDKVNALALDIDALTPIDQVRLRIVLRYYDEIVKGFSNREHLAPLLKRMDRRIDDLKRVICLQEETPVEAAAKNLRVISLKDVNVQIRKVLPLLICKQLYDDKKNENDPRCYLNLIVDEAHNILSESSERESEQWKDYRLEVFEEIIKEGRKFGTFLTIASQRPSDISATIISQLHNYFLHRLINNQDIKAVERTVSYLDKVSFESLPILPTGTCVFAGLIASVPVVVDIGAIVEKYEPKNKTMTLIDQWEPGPVSSPETT